One window from the genome of Nicotiana tomentosiformis chromosome 5, ASM39032v3, whole genome shotgun sequence encodes:
- the LOC138892233 gene encoding uncharacterized protein yields the protein MSVLCGDHWGDETRVNLLLLSMVDFDVILGMDWWSPHHAILDCQSKTVTLAMPRLLRLEWIGSLDHVPSRVISYLKAQRMVEKGCLAYLDFVRDVSVDTPTIESVPVVREFSDVFPADLSDMPPHRDIDFSIDLVPGTQPISIPLYRMASVALKELKE from the coding sequence ATGTCGGTCTTATGTGGTGACCATTGGGGTGATGAGACTAGAGTCAAtcttttattgctcagtatggtagattttgatgtgattttgggcatggattggtggTCACcacatcatgctattcttgattgtcagtctaagaccgtgacattggctatgcctaGGTTGCTGAGGTTAGAGTGGATAGGctccttggatcatgttcctagtagagtgatttcatatttgaaggctcaacggatggttgagaaggggtgtttggcatatttggatttcgtgagagatgttagtgtcgatactcctactattgagtcagttccagtggTGAGAGAGttttcagatgtgtttcctgcagacctgtcggacATGCCACCccacagggatattgattttagtattgatttggtgccgggcactcagcctatctctattccactgtatcgcatggcatCAGTAgcattgaaagagttgaaggaatag